A stretch of the Comamonas testosteroni TK102 genome encodes the following:
- a CDS encoding biotin transporter BioY, giving the protein MTTTPSHTVSRGGARSMAQVSLFAALMAVMGLIPKIDLPFGVPITIQSLGVMLAGVMLGPWRGMQSMVLFLAAVAVGLPLLSGGRGGIGVFMAPSAGYLIGYALAAAVTGAIMAALPQSTPRRTALSAFIASVLGGLLCLHAFGVLGLMLIAKMSLNQAFAVTLAFVPGDFIKCILCALIVHTVARGLPDWRFGGRR; this is encoded by the coding sequence ATGACCACCACTCCCTCTCACACCGTATCGCGCGGCGGCGCACGCTCCATGGCCCAGGTATCGCTGTTTGCGGCGCTGATGGCCGTGATGGGCCTGATTCCCAAGATCGACCTGCCGTTCGGCGTGCCCATCACCATCCAGTCGCTGGGCGTGATGCTGGCAGGCGTCATGCTCGGACCCTGGCGCGGCATGCAATCCATGGTGCTGTTTCTCGCGGCCGTAGCCGTGGGCCTGCCCCTGCTGTCGGGCGGCCGCGGCGGCATCGGCGTTTTCATGGCACCTTCTGCCGGCTATCTGATCGGCTATGCGCTGGCCGCCGCCGTGACAGGCGCCATCATGGCCGCCCTGCCGCAAAGCACGCCGCGCCGCACGGCACTGAGCGCCTTCATCGCCTCCGTGCTCGGTGGCTTGCTGTGTCTGCATGCCTTTGGCGTGCTGGGCCTGATGCTGATCGCCAAGATGAGCCTGAACCAGGCTTTTGCCGTGACGCTGGCCTTTGTGCCCGGCGACTTCATCAAATGCATTCTCTGCGCACTGATTGTTCACACAGTGGCACGCGGTCTGCCGGACTGGCGCTTTGGCGGTCGCCGATGA
- a CDS encoding energy-coupling factor transporter transmembrane component T family protein: protein MGSLYSEVATWLHRWSAGLKLLLLAVFGTLLFLIASPWVLAGCGAACLLLWISLGQATQVARRLMHSVIVAALLVAGFHVFMGNPVLAALSSLRLVCASTLGIVLTVTTRPSDLVEVLEWLLAPLARLGIPTERVAMQLALMLRFTEHFFVQWKKLDEAYRLRTGKSGGLRLIAPLTIHMLQATRRVADALWARLGF from the coding sequence ATGGGTAGTCTCTACAGCGAAGTGGCGACCTGGCTGCATCGCTGGTCGGCCGGCCTCAAGCTCCTGCTGCTGGCGGTTTTTGGCACGCTGCTGTTCCTGATAGCCAGCCCCTGGGTGCTGGCGGGCTGCGGCGCAGCCTGCTTGCTGCTATGGATATCGCTGGGCCAGGCCACCCAGGTGGCACGCCGGCTGATGCACTCGGTCATCGTCGCGGCGCTGCTGGTGGCGGGCTTTCATGTCTTCATGGGCAACCCGGTGCTGGCAGCCCTCAGCAGTCTGCGGCTGGTCTGCGCCTCGACTCTGGGCATTGTGCTGACCGTGACCACTCGCCCCAGCGATCTGGTCGAGGTGCTGGAATGGCTGCTGGCCCCGCTGGCCCGCCTGGGCATCCCCACCGAGCGCGTGGCCATGCAGCTTGCGCTGATGCTGCGCTTTACCGAGCATTTCTTTGTGCAATGGAAGAAGCTGGACGAAGCATACCGGCTGCGCACCGGCAAAAGCGGCGGCCTGCGTCTGATTGCACCGCTGACGATTCATATGCTGCAGGCCACGCGCCGTGTAGCCGACGCCCTCTGGGCAAGACTGGGTTTCTAG
- a CDS encoding energy-coupling factor ABC transporter ATP-binding protein, giving the protein MSDGLQSPTQQGVQLVDIRLQRGQTQVFDGLNLSLAQKRIGVIGNNGAGKSSLFRLLCGLEQPQAGQVLVDGMPLLQARQNRPGLIGLMFQNPDDQIIFPTVEEELALGLRPQGLNKQQARARARELLAARGMAHWAERAVSSLSQGQRQQVCWLSLLIAAPQLLLLDEPFASLDLPGQALLAQDIAAAPQQVLVSTHVLDHVRDFERVIWLEQGRLRGDGPGRDICGAYETSVREQLMQKISHGDLHG; this is encoded by the coding sequence ATGAGCGACGGCTTGCAAAGCCCCACCCAACAGGGCGTGCAGCTGGTCGACATACGGTTGCAGCGCGGCCAGACCCAGGTGTTCGACGGCCTGAACCTGAGCCTGGCGCAAAAGCGCATCGGCGTGATCGGCAACAACGGCGCAGGCAAATCGAGCCTGTTCCGCCTGCTTTGCGGACTTGAGCAGCCCCAGGCCGGACAGGTACTGGTGGATGGCATGCCCTTGCTGCAGGCCCGCCAGAACCGGCCGGGCCTGATCGGCCTGATGTTCCAGAACCCGGACGACCAGATCATCTTCCCCACGGTGGAGGAAGAGCTGGCCCTGGGCCTGCGCCCCCAGGGTCTGAACAAGCAGCAGGCCAGAGCCAGGGCGCGCGAGCTGCTGGCCGCACGCGGCATGGCCCACTGGGCCGAGCGGGCCGTCAGCAGCCTGAGCCAGGGCCAGCGCCAGCAGGTGTGCTGGCTCTCGCTGCTGATTGCCGCGCCCCAGCTGCTGCTGCTGGACGAGCCCTTTGCCAGCCTGGACCTGCCCGGGCAGGCCCTTCTGGCCCAGGATATCGCTGCCGCACCGCAACAGGTGCTGGTCTCCACCCATGTGCTCGATCATGTGCGCGACTTCGAACGCGTGATCTGGCTGGAGCAGGGCCGGCTGCGCGGCGATGGTCCGGGCCGCGACATCTGCGGGGCCTACGAGACCTCCGTGCGGGAGCAGCTGATGCAGAAAATCTCCCACGGAGACCTGCATGGGTAG
- a CDS encoding TonB-dependent receptor family protein, producing the protein MHFSRLCHLAGWPVAAAGLLLTAQSALAQQAAAQPDLPQLSEVTVRSTLQQSALEQTPASVTVLDGERMRERNLQVNLSESLGAAPGLQLQNRQNYAQDLQLSIRGFGARSTFGVRGIQIYVDGIPSTMPDGQGQTNNIDIASLERVEVLRGPYSALYGNASGGVINAYTERGEGAPSVESSFALGSDGQKRLGLKAKGEANGIGYVLSASRFLTDGYRAQSAADKNLFNARIDVRPDEYSRLTLVANHVDIDAKDPGGIKPSEWALNPKDVNANAIKMNSRKSVKQTQAGLTYERELGAGQALRLMAYAGQREMMQFQSIPPSSKLEDKYKGGVIGLKRDYGGIDARWSGKYELGSGSLGLIAGLAANTVREDRQGYKNFVGNQLGVVGELVRDERNTLTSIDPYLQASWAFAPRWKLDAGLRWSNVQFQSRDHFLADKDDSGNAGFHKLLPVVSLQHELNQDTNIYASLGRGMETPTFNEISYRPDLVGGLNFGLKPAVSTSAELGIKQRFNVAGLRGDWSAALFQTQTDNEIVVASNDSGRASYQNAGKTRRRGMELSTSTWLMPQLRLNGALTLLDASLRSGYCDSKGQDCIPAGNRIAGTARHLGYLGLEWLPATDWRVGLDWRHVGRIAADDKNQVYAPSYNVASLSVGYTRRLGAWKLSAFARVDNLADKNYVGSVIVNEATKPEGRYYEPAPGRQWMAGTSLSYQF; encoded by the coding sequence ATGCATTTTTCGCGTCTTTGCCATCTGGCAGGCTGGCCTGTGGCCGCCGCCGGACTGCTGCTGACGGCACAGTCCGCACTGGCCCAGCAAGCCGCCGCCCAGCCGGACCTGCCCCAGCTGTCCGAAGTCACCGTGCGCAGCACCTTGCAGCAGTCTGCACTGGAGCAGACCCCAGCCTCCGTCACCGTGCTCGATGGCGAGCGCATGCGCGAGCGCAATCTGCAGGTCAATCTCTCGGAGTCCCTGGGCGCAGCTCCGGGCCTGCAACTGCAGAACCGCCAGAACTACGCGCAAGACCTGCAGCTGTCGATTCGCGGCTTTGGCGCGCGCTCCACCTTCGGCGTGCGCGGCATACAGATCTATGTGGACGGCATCCCCTCCACCATGCCCGATGGCCAGGGCCAGACCAACAATATCGATATCGCCTCGCTGGAGCGAGTGGAGGTGCTGCGCGGCCCCTACTCCGCGCTCTACGGCAACGCCTCTGGCGGCGTGATCAACGCCTATACCGAACGCGGCGAGGGTGCGCCCTCGGTGGAAAGCAGCTTTGCGCTGGGCAGCGACGGCCAGAAGCGACTGGGGCTCAAGGCCAAGGGCGAAGCCAACGGGATTGGCTATGTGCTCAGCGCCAGCCGTTTTCTCACCGACGGCTACCGAGCCCAGAGCGCAGCGGACAAAAACCTGTTCAACGCCCGTATCGATGTCAGGCCCGACGAATACAGCCGGCTGACCCTGGTCGCCAACCATGTGGACATCGATGCCAAGGACCCCGGCGGCATCAAACCCAGCGAATGGGCCCTCAATCCAAAGGACGTCAACGCCAATGCGATCAAAATGAACTCGCGCAAAAGCGTGAAGCAGACCCAGGCCGGCCTGACCTATGAGCGCGAGCTTGGTGCAGGCCAGGCGCTGCGCCTCATGGCCTATGCCGGTCAGCGTGAAATGATGCAGTTTCAGTCTATCCCTCCCAGCAGCAAACTTGAGGACAAGTACAAAGGCGGGGTGATCGGCCTAAAGCGCGACTATGGCGGCATCGATGCACGCTGGAGCGGCAAGTACGAGCTGGGCAGCGGCAGCCTGGGCCTGATTGCCGGCCTGGCTGCCAATACCGTCAGGGAAGATCGCCAGGGCTACAAGAACTTTGTCGGCAACCAGCTGGGCGTGGTCGGCGAGCTGGTGCGCGACGAGCGCAATACCCTCACCAGCATCGACCCCTATCTACAAGCCTCCTGGGCCTTTGCCCCGCGCTGGAAGCTCGATGCCGGCCTGCGCTGGAGCAATGTGCAGTTCCAATCGCGCGACCATTTCCTGGCTGACAAGGACGATAGCGGCAATGCTGGATTCCATAAGTTGCTGCCGGTTGTTTCACTGCAGCACGAGCTCAATCAGGACACCAATATCTATGCCTCGCTGGGTCGCGGCATGGAGACACCGACCTTCAACGAGATCTCGTACCGCCCCGATCTGGTGGGCGGCCTGAACTTCGGCCTCAAGCCTGCGGTATCGACCAGTGCCGAGCTGGGCATCAAGCAACGCTTCAATGTGGCCGGCCTGCGCGGCGATTGGTCTGCCGCGCTGTTCCAGACCCAGACCGACAATGAAATCGTGGTGGCCAGCAACGACAGTGGCCGCGCCTCCTATCAGAACGCAGGCAAAACCCGCCGCCGCGGCATGGAGCTGAGCACCAGCACCTGGCTGATGCCCCAGTTGCGCCTGAACGGCGCGCTGACCTTGCTCGACGCCAGCCTGCGCAGCGGCTATTGCGACAGCAAGGGCCAGGACTGCATTCCCGCCGGCAACCGCATTGCCGGCACGGCCAGGCATCTGGGCTACCTGGGACTGGAATGGCTTCCCGCCACCGACTGGCGTGTGGGCCTGGACTGGCGTCATGTGGGCCGTATTGCCGCTGACGACAAGAACCAGGTCTACGCCCCCAGCTACAACGTGGCCAGCCTGAGCGTTGGCTACACCCGGCGCCTGGGCGCCTGGAAACTCAGTGCTTTTGCCCGCGTCGACAATCTGGCGGACAAGAACTATGTGGGCTCGGTCATCGTCAACGAAGCGACCAAGCCCGAGGGCCGCTACTACGAACCTGCCCCGGGACGTCAATGGATGGCCGGGACCAGCCTCAGCTACCAGTTCTAG
- a CDS encoding long-chain-fatty-acid--CoA ligase, which yields MDKAASMVADLLAFIAMDDCTDDQFNQLALRLFAYQYECNAPFRSFCQRRGATLRNVRSWRDVPAVPIDAFKAMELRSEPPSPAERVFMTSGTTGRAARGRHFHPQLDVYDLSMKRYFARRFMQGMERMPMGILFPDEQAMPNSSLAHYLALARSEFGSAGSRYYLNSEGLDMPALCAALEASERSGQPFALLGASFSLVHVMDALREQGRSFRLPAGSRVLDTGGYKGQSRELPLEQFYAGLSQLLGVPRSLCINMYGMTELSTQFYDDGNAVLPSVKSGPHWIRSRLVEPITGRDVAAGERGILVHCDLANYNAVTTILTEDVGLWAGTQEKDGFLLLGRAEGAAAKGCSLAVEEFVKAAGA from the coding sequence ATGGACAAGGCCGCTTCGATGGTCGCCGATCTGCTTGCTTTCATCGCAATGGATGACTGCACCGACGACCAGTTCAATCAACTCGCCCTGCGCCTTTTCGCCTACCAGTACGAATGCAATGCGCCGTTTCGCAGCTTTTGCCAGCGACGCGGTGCCACGCTGCGCAATGTCAGGAGCTGGCGCGATGTTCCGGCCGTGCCCATCGATGCCTTCAAGGCCATGGAGCTGCGCAGCGAGCCGCCATCGCCCGCCGAGCGTGTGTTCATGACCAGCGGCACCACAGGCCGCGCCGCACGCGGACGTCATTTCCATCCGCAGCTCGATGTCTACGACCTGTCCATGAAGCGCTATTTCGCCAGACGTTTCATGCAGGGTATGGAGCGCATGCCCATGGGCATTCTGTTTCCCGATGAGCAGGCCATGCCCAATTCCTCGCTGGCCCACTATCTGGCCCTGGCGCGGTCCGAATTCGGCTCGGCCGGCAGCCGCTACTATCTGAACTCGGAAGGGCTGGACATGCCGGCCCTGTGTGCCGCGCTGGAGGCGTCCGAGCGCAGCGGCCAGCCGTTTGCGCTGCTGGGCGCGAGCTTCAGCCTGGTCCATGTCATGGATGCCCTGCGTGAACAGGGCCGCAGCTTTCGCCTGCCTGCAGGCAGCCGGGTGCTGGATACGGGCGGCTACAAGGGGCAGTCGCGCGAGCTGCCGCTCGAGCAGTTCTATGCCGGGCTTTCACAGCTGCTGGGCGTGCCGCGCAGTCTGTGCATCAATATGTATGGCATGACGGAGCTGAGCACCCAGTTCTATGACGATGGCAATGCGGTACTGCCTTCGGTCAAGTCTGGTCCGCACTGGATTCGCTCGCGTCTGGTCGAGCCGATCACCGGCCGTGACGTGGCAGCTGGTGAGCGCGGCATTCTGGTGCATTGCGATCTGGCCAACTACAACGCGGTGACCACCATCCTGACCGAGGATGTGGGCCTGTGGGCCGGCACGCAGGAAAAAGACGGCTTTTTGCTGCTGGGGCGCGCCGAGGGCGCCGCCGCCAAGGGCTGCTCGCTGGCGGTTGAAGAGTTTGTGAAAGCTGCCGGCGCATGA
- a CDS encoding acyl-CoA reductase, translating into MSEQRKLQRIKAGYLPGLADDEVQWQTLGFESRDGQRLEVSVPVLTAPQMRALAARVRAAACVHLRSMPVAEIIDAVDRAMARLLNRNDIYRQQAEAWLPVVSGYDADMVRLGLTGFFKTFRAAQLRRFVAEDFANPAVLDGFQPAAKGGAVRAFGPDLLVHSWAGNVPALSLWSLVCGLLVKAPAIGKLASAEPLFAGWFARLLAEVHPPLADCLAVVWWRGAGGEEADALYAEADTVLAYGGNQTLDALRRRLPVTTRFLPHGHKLGFGLIGAQALDTLKAAGMARLAAWDVMRYDQQGCYSPHVFYVQRGAPVSPRAFADYLAAELANLQRRFARRELDLEEGAALARWQQNMEWGGEAHELLGPVDAPWSVAYSESLQPLAPTALYRTIAVVAVDRLDAVLPVVAAQRDYLQTAGIAAGPEELYRLGGLLGAVGVTRISAIGSMSMPEAGWHHDGRFNLLDLVRMTEIEQSAELAAQPLASYAD; encoded by the coding sequence ATGAGCGAGCAGCGCAAGCTACAGCGTATCAAGGCAGGCTATCTGCCCGGCCTCGCCGACGATGAAGTGCAGTGGCAGACGCTGGGCTTCGAGTCCCGCGACGGCCAGAGGCTGGAAGTCAGCGTGCCCGTGCTGACGGCGCCGCAGATGCGGGCTCTGGCTGCTCGCGTGCGCGCGGCTGCGTGTGTCCATCTGCGCTCCATGCCGGTGGCCGAGATCATCGATGCCGTCGATCGTGCGATGGCCCGCCTGCTGAATCGCAACGACATCTACCGTCAGCAGGCCGAAGCCTGGCTGCCTGTGGTCAGCGGCTATGACGCCGATATGGTGCGGCTGGGACTGACCGGATTTTTCAAGACCTTTCGTGCAGCGCAGCTCAGGCGCTTTGTGGCCGAGGATTTCGCCAATCCGGCAGTGCTCGATGGCTTTCAACCGGCAGCCAAGGGCGGCGCCGTACGTGCTTTCGGCCCGGACCTGCTGGTGCACAGCTGGGCCGGCAACGTGCCTGCGCTGTCGCTGTGGAGTCTGGTCTGCGGCTTGCTGGTCAAGGCCCCTGCGATCGGCAAGCTGGCCAGTGCCGAGCCCTTGTTTGCGGGCTGGTTTGCGCGCCTGCTGGCCGAGGTGCATCCGCCGCTGGCCGATTGCCTGGCCGTGGTCTGGTGGCGCGGCGCAGGCGGCGAGGAGGCCGACGCGCTCTATGCCGAGGCCGATACGGTGCTGGCCTATGGTGGCAACCAGACTCTGGATGCACTGCGTCGTCGCCTGCCCGTGACGACGCGCTTTTTGCCCCATGGCCACAAGCTGGGCTTCGGCCTGATCGGGGCGCAGGCGCTGGATACGCTCAAGGCTGCGGGCATGGCAAGGCTGGCCGCCTGGGACGTGATGCGCTACGACCAGCAGGGCTGCTACTCGCCCCATGTGTTCTATGTGCAGCGTGGGGCGCCGGTTTCGCCGCGTGCTTTTGCCGATTATCTGGCGGCCGAGCTGGCCAATCTGCAGCGACGATTCGCACGCCGCGAGCTGGATCTGGAAGAAGGGGCGGCGCTGGCCCGCTGGCAGCAGAACATGGAGTGGGGCGGCGAAGCTCACGAGCTGCTGGGGCCTGTGGATGCGCCCTGGAGCGTGGCCTACAGCGAGAGTCTGCAGCCCCTGGCACCGACCGCGCTGTATCGCACGATTGCAGTGGTGGCTGTGGACCGGCTCGATGCCGTGCTGCCCGTGGTGGCCGCTCAGCGCGACTATCTGCAGACCGCCGGCATTGCGGCCGGCCCCGAAGAGCTGTACCGCCTGGGCGGGCTGTTGGGTGCGGTTGGCGTCACGCGTATCAGTGCCATCGGCTCCATGAGCATGCCCGAAGCGGGCTGGCATCATGACGGGCGCTTCAACCTGCTGGATCTGGTGCGCATGACGGAGATCGAGCAGTCGGCAGAACTGGCGGCCCAGCCGCTGGCCTCTTATGCGGACTGA
- a CDS encoding ABC transporter ATP-binding protein has protein sequence MEFKQARYSYPGRAPVVDGVDWQIGAAEIHCLLGRSGCGKTTLLKLAAGLLRPQSGHVLLGGSELAAPGPQLGFMFQAPTLLDWHTVIDNVLLPVSLQRKPGLQDQLAAMQLLEQLGLVEHASLYPRQLSGGQQSRVALARALILEPPLLLLDEPFAALDAITRAELQDDLLRTCQRHGTTVLFVTHDINEAVYLGDRIALMHGGRIVDDWSIELPQPRQQSLRHGTAFNDYCARIRASMDRGGA, from the coding sequence ATGGAGTTCAAGCAGGCCCGATACAGCTACCCGGGACGAGCGCCCGTGGTGGATGGCGTGGACTGGCAGATCGGGGCCGCAGAGATCCACTGCCTGCTGGGGCGCAGCGGCTGCGGCAAGACCACGCTGCTCAAGCTGGCGGCAGGTTTGCTCAGGCCACAGTCGGGCCATGTCTTGCTGGGCGGCAGCGAACTCGCGGCGCCGGGCCCCCAGCTGGGCTTTATGTTCCAGGCGCCGACCTTGCTGGACTGGCATACGGTGATAGACAACGTGCTGCTGCCCGTGTCGTTGCAGCGCAAACCTGGGCTGCAGGATCAACTGGCGGCCATGCAGTTGCTGGAGCAACTGGGCCTTGTCGAACATGCTTCGCTCTATCCGCGCCAGCTCTCGGGCGGACAGCAAAGCCGGGTGGCGCTGGCGCGCGCCCTGATTCTGGAGCCGCCTTTGCTGCTGCTCGACGAGCCTTTTGCGGCACTGGATGCCATCACGCGCGCCGAGCTGCAGGATGATTTGCTGCGCACCTGCCAGCGGCATGGCACGACGGTGCTCTTCGTCACCCACGACATCAACGAGGCCGTCTATCTGGGTGACCGCATTGCACTCATGCATGGTGGCCGCATCGTGGACGACTGGTCGATAGAGCTGCCACAGCCGCGCCAGCAGAGCCTGCGCCACGGTACGGCGTTCAACGACTATTGCGCGCGCATTCGCGCATCCATGGACCGGGGGGGCGCATGA
- a CDS encoding ABC transporter permease produces the protein MSGLLNKTHWLSASLLIAVIAIWELAARQLGLSALVLPAPSAVALSLWSGLASGYFWPHLWATLQALLLGLLIGSAVGLLAGMALAESELLERVLKPYVVVSQVVPKLALAPLFVLWFGFGMLPTVLITALICFFPLMENTLMGLRQVDAQRMQLFRMLGATRLQTLLRLKLPTGLPAILAGLRVAVVLALVGAVVAEFMGASQGLGAVVIAAQGMMDTTLMFAALVLIAAMGLLLYQACLVLERRLLRSHHFSTSQSGDRA, from the coding sequence ATGAGCGGCCTGCTGAACAAGACACACTGGCTGTCTGCCTCGCTTTTGATAGCTGTCATCGCAATATGGGAGCTGGCTGCGAGGCAATTAGGCTTGTCGGCACTGGTTTTGCCTGCGCCCTCGGCAGTGGCGCTGTCACTGTGGTCGGGTCTGGCGTCCGGCTATTTCTGGCCGCATCTCTGGGCCACCTTGCAGGCCTTGCTGCTGGGCCTGCTCATAGGCAGCGCCGTAGGCCTGCTGGCCGGCATGGCGCTGGCCGAGTCCGAGCTGCTGGAGCGCGTGCTCAAGCCCTATGTGGTGGTCAGCCAGGTCGTGCCCAAGCTGGCTCTGGCGCCGCTGTTCGTGCTCTGGTTCGGCTTCGGCATGCTGCCCACGGTGCTGATCACGGCGCTGATCTGCTTTTTCCCCTTGATGGAAAACACATTGATGGGTCTGCGCCAGGTCGATGCCCAGCGCATGCAGCTGTTTCGCATGCTGGGGGCTACCAGACTGCAGACTCTGCTGCGCCTGAAGCTGCCGACGGGGCTGCCTGCGATTCTGGCCGGGCTGCGCGTGGCCGTGGTGCTGGCGCTGGTCGGCGCCGTGGTGGCCGAGTTCATGGGCGCCAGCCAGGGCCTGGGGGCCGTGGTCATTGCCGCCCAGGGAATGATGGACACCACGCTGATGTTTGCGGCGCTGGTGCTGATTGCCGCCATGGGCCTGCTGCTGTATCAGGCCTGTCTTGTTCTGGAGCGCCGTTTGCTGCGCTCCCATCACTTTTCAACCTCGCAGTCGGGCGACAGGGCCTGA
- a CDS encoding ABC transporter substrate-binding protein, with protein MHNSNQTSFISRRSLLGACAGLSGLAMTGTSMAVPLQGRIRLAGWSKPISEITNILVEPEKGFFKANGVELAYLPGAGGGDAIRNILSGQADVAFTDPGSFFMALDKGEKLVAIYDIYPQNVFNVVSLKSSGIRKPADLKGKKIGVYSLASGTRQNLLVMLHQAGLKESDVSIVVTGLLNFAPLMQGQVDATAATDTGLAVGLRKGIGDVNVMQVSDHLNMSSDMFVVREEVFQQKKDLLKAFIKGYRESAAWMMANPEEASVLASKYAIDGTRRDINLDVIRLRNASSMPAVQGQPLGSFDMVALQKGADAYRALGMVQRQIKVADVVVSL; from the coding sequence ATGCACAACAGCAACCAGACTTCGTTCATCTCCCGCCGCAGCCTGCTCGGCGCCTGTGCAGGCCTGAGCGGCCTTGCCATGACCGGCACCAGCATGGCGGTTCCTCTGCAGGGCAGGATTCGCCTGGCGGGCTGGAGCAAGCCCATCAGCGAGATCACCAATATTCTGGTCGAGCCCGAAAAAGGCTTTTTCAAGGCGAATGGCGTGGAGCTGGCCTATCTGCCCGGAGCAGGTGGTGGCGATGCGATCCGCAACATCCTCAGCGGCCAGGCCGACGTGGCCTTCACCGACCCAGGCTCCTTCTTCATGGCACTGGACAAGGGCGAGAAGCTGGTGGCCATCTACGACATCTATCCGCAGAACGTGTTCAACGTGGTCTCGCTCAAGTCCTCGGGCATTCGCAAGCCCGCAGACCTCAAGGGCAAGAAGATCGGTGTCTACAGCCTTGCCAGCGGCACGCGCCAGAACCTGCTGGTGATGCTGCATCAGGCCGGCCTCAAGGAGTCGGATGTGAGCATTGTCGTGACCGGCCTGCTGAACTTTGCTCCCCTGATGCAGGGACAGGTTGACGCCACGGCCGCCACGGATACCGGCCTGGCCGTGGGTCTGCGCAAGGGCATCGGCGATGTCAACGTGATGCAGGTCAGCGACCACCTCAATATGTCCAGCGACATGTTTGTGGTGCGCGAAGAAGTGTTCCAGCAGAAGAAGGATTTGCTCAAGGCCTTCATCAAGGGCTACCGCGAAAGCGCAGCCTGGATGATGGCGAACCCCGAGGAGGCCTCGGTGCTGGCCAGCAAATATGCCATCGACGGCACGCGCCGCGACATCAATCTGGATGTGATACGCCTGCGAAACGCCTCTTCCATGCCCGCCGTCCAGGGGCAGCCGCTGGGCAGCTTTGATATGGTTGCGCTGCAAAAAGGCGCCGATGCCTATCGTGCGCTGGGCATGGTGCAGCGTCAGATCAAGGTGGCCGATGTGGTTGTTTCGCTGTAA
- a CDS encoding FMN-dependent NADH-azoreductase, with amino-acid sequence MQILHIDSSITGSNSVTRALTADIVASLKQTNPEAKVDYLDLAVSAPSHLSTQSLGFRTGQAAATEIERQENAVSEALVSQFLAADVIVVGAPFYNFTIPTQLKAWLDRIAQAGRTFKYTATGPVGLAGDKKVIVASARGGAYSTSEAGQAMEHQESYLKVIFGFMGVTDVTIVRAEGVAMGPDAKAAAMEAAKAQIEQAQAVAA; translated from the coding sequence ATGCAAATCCTGCACATCGACTCTTCCATCACTGGCTCCAATTCCGTGACACGCGCACTGACGGCCGATATCGTTGCCAGCCTCAAGCAGACCAACCCCGAAGCCAAGGTCGACTACCTGGATCTGGCCGTGAGCGCCCCCAGCCACCTGAGCACACAATCCCTGGGTTTTCGCACCGGCCAGGCTGCTGCCACCGAAATCGAACGCCAGGAAAACGCTGTCTCCGAAGCTCTGGTCAGCCAGTTCCTGGCCGCTGATGTGATCGTCGTGGGCGCCCCCTTCTACAACTTCACCATTCCCACGCAGCTGAAGGCATGGCTGGATCGTATTGCCCAGGCCGGCCGTACCTTCAAGTACACCGCCACCGGCCCCGTGGGTCTGGCCGGCGACAAAAAGGTCATCGTGGCCTCCGCTCGCGGCGGTGCTTACTCCACCAGCGAAGCAGGCCAGGCCATGGAGCACCAGGAAAGCTATCTGAAGGTGATCTTCGGCTTCATGGGCGTGACCGACGTGACCATTGTTCGTGCTGAAGGCGTGGCCATGGGTCCCGACGCCAAGGCTGCGGCCATGGAAGCGGCCAAGGCTCAGATCGAGCAGGCACAAGCTGTCGCTGCCTGA